A single window of Nocardia sp. NBC_01327 DNA harbors:
- a CDS encoding carotenoid oxygenase family protein, with amino-acid sequence MTMSPPYLTGNYAPVTEELTAQELSVTGRIPPELSGWYLRNGPNPHEAASSHWFVGDGMVHGVRLEAGRAVSYRNRWVRTTSFTDGASPYRGDGTRDLTAGVANTHVIRHAGRTLALVESSYPYELTSELDTVGPYDFDGALHTAMTAHPKTCPRTGELHFFGYEVTGPPFLTYHRADATGKLLLSRPIEVPAATMHHDFALTAEHVVFMDLPVVFELDVAKTGAGMPFRWREDYQARLGVLRRDDPHGTIAWFPIDPCYVFHSLNAFDEAGRIVLYVMRYPQLWRTGSDSFTAASLWRWTVDPATGTVREEQLDDRAAEFPRIDDRLTSLDSRFGHATISGNARESGEGGALVRYDLLTGASTTHEFGTGRVPAEAAFAPADENPGGSGYLMTYVYEAATDRSDLVILDAADLSAPPVASVHLPRRVPYGFHGSWLADR; translated from the coding sequence ATGACCATGTCCCCGCCGTATCTGACCGGAAACTACGCCCCGGTCACCGAAGAACTGACCGCACAGGAACTTTCGGTCACGGGCCGCATTCCCCCGGAGCTGTCCGGGTGGTATCTGCGCAACGGCCCCAACCCGCACGAGGCCGCCTCCAGCCACTGGTTCGTCGGCGACGGCATGGTGCACGGCGTCCGCCTGGAAGCCGGTCGCGCCGTGTCCTACCGCAATCGCTGGGTGCGCACCACCAGCTTCACCGACGGCGCCAGCCCCTACCGCGGCGACGGCACCCGTGATCTGACCGCCGGTGTGGCGAACACCCACGTCATCCGGCACGCCGGGCGCACGCTCGCACTGGTCGAATCGTCCTACCCCTACGAGCTGACCAGCGAACTGGACACCGTGGGCCCCTACGATTTCGACGGCGCCCTGCACACCGCCATGACCGCGCACCCGAAAACCTGCCCGCGCACCGGCGAACTGCACTTCTTCGGCTACGAGGTCACCGGGCCGCCGTTCCTCACCTACCATCGGGCCGATGCCACGGGCAAGCTGCTGCTGAGCCGCCCGATCGAGGTCCCCGCGGCGACCATGCACCACGATTTCGCCCTCACCGCCGAACACGTCGTATTCATGGATCTCCCAGTGGTTTTCGAACTGGATGTCGCCAAAACCGGTGCCGGAATGCCGTTCCGGTGGCGCGAGGACTACCAGGCCCGGCTCGGCGTCCTGCGCCGCGACGACCCGCACGGCACGATCGCCTGGTTCCCGATCGACCCCTGCTATGTCTTCCACTCCCTCAATGCTTTCGACGAAGCGGGCCGGATCGTCCTGTACGTCATGCGCTATCCACAGCTGTGGCGCACCGGATCCGATTCGTTCACCGCGGCATCACTGTGGCGCTGGACTGTCGACCCGGCCACCGGCACGGTGCGCGAGGAGCAGCTCGATGACCGCGCCGCCGAATTCCCGCGCATAGACGACCGTTTGACCAGCCTCGACTCCCGCTTCGGGCACGCCACCATCTCCGGCAATGCCCGAGAATCCGGCGAGGGCGGCGCACTCGTCCGCTACGACCTGCTGACCGGCGCGAGCACCACGCACGAATTCGGCACGGGCCGCGTACCGGCCGAAGCCGCCTTCGCTCCCGCCGACGAAAACCCCGGCGGCAGCGGATATCTCATGACCTACGTGTACGAAGCCGCCACCGATCGCAGCGATCTGGTTATCCTCGACGCCGCCGATCTGTCGGCTCCGCCGGTGGCCAGTGTGCATCTGCCGCGCCGTGTTCCCTACGGCTTCCACGGCAGCTGGCTGGCCGATCGGTAG
- a CDS encoding nuclear transport factor 2 family protein — MNSFRQAVEARDEQAIEALLAENVVFTSPVAFKPYPGKAITAAILRAVMRVFEDFHYVREIADSNGRDHALVFEATVAGKKLSGCDFLKFDEEGKIVDFTVMVRPLSGATALAEAMGAQFEQIQQEAMAQIQRETAEA; from the coding sequence ATGAATTCCTTCCGACAGGCCGTGGAAGCCCGCGACGAGCAGGCCATCGAAGCGCTGCTGGCTGAAAATGTAGTTTTCACCAGCCCGGTAGCCTTCAAGCCGTACCCCGGCAAGGCGATCACCGCGGCCATCCTGCGCGCGGTCATGCGGGTCTTCGAGGACTTCCACTACGTCCGCGAGATCGCCGACAGCAATGGCCGCGACCACGCTCTCGTCTTCGAGGCCACCGTCGCCGGCAAGAAGCTCTCCGGCTGCGACTTCCTGAAATTCGACGAGGAGGGCAAGATCGTCGATTTCACGGTCATGGTCCGCCCCCTCTCCGGCGCCACCGCCCTGGCCGAGGCCATGGGCGCCCAGTTCGAGCAGATCCAGCAGGAAGCCATGGCCCAGATCCAGCGCGAAACCGCTGAGGCATAA
- a CDS encoding DinB family protein encodes MTATILDPERTELLAELATARAALIITTRDLSDEQAGQRPTASALCLGGLIKHVASIEEEWMRFAVEGPSAMRYDLPEGVTWADLASGAAREFPQWAIDHQNDFHMLPGDTLAGVLERYHRIAQRSAEIIATVPDLSAAHPLPEAPWNEPGAVRSIRRVLIHVIAETAQHAGHADILRETLDGQTST; translated from the coding sequence ATGACCGCAACGATTCTCGACCCCGAGCGCACCGAACTGCTCGCCGAACTCGCGACCGCGCGAGCAGCGCTGATCATCACCACCCGCGACCTGAGCGACGAACAGGCCGGGCAGCGCCCGACCGCCAGCGCGCTGTGCCTGGGCGGGCTGATCAAGCATGTGGCCTCCATCGAAGAGGAGTGGATGCGATTTGCGGTCGAGGGCCCCTCGGCCATGCGGTACGACCTGCCCGAAGGCGTGACCTGGGCCGACCTCGCCTCCGGCGCCGCCCGCGAATTCCCGCAGTGGGCAATCGATCACCAGAACGACTTTCACATGCTGCCCGGTGACACGCTGGCCGGAGTCCTCGAGCGCTACCACCGCATTGCCCAGCGCAGCGCGGAGATCATCGCCACCGTCCCGGATCTGTCGGCGGCGCACCCCCTCCCCGAGGCCCCCTGGAACGAACCGGGCGCGGTGCGCAGCATTCGCCGGGTGCTGATCCACGTCATCGCCGAGACCGCCCAGCATGCCGGGCACGCCGATATCCTCCGCGAAACGCTGGACGGCCAGACCTCCACGTAG
- a CDS encoding tat pathway signal sequence gives MRERISAVNEYLASRPGTVGYVIRDRVGGGTFRNNNAGTRIWAASTMKLAMVVDLFTRADAGSITLSASDRENIQRMLHSSDNDAADALWQRYSGADQTEYNTGFTQYGMTDLRPQTAEPYWGLQKCTADDLDRLIVHALTALPEADTAYLVKQMQNVDPVQQWGVWGAGAAEEPGNKDGWSEEDTGWVINSVGFAGPGQRYTLAIMNSLGGAGGYDEGVETVTHVAALLLADR, from the coding sequence ATGCGAGAACGCATTTCGGCGGTGAACGAGTATCTGGCATCGCGGCCCGGCACCGTCGGATATGTCATCCGCGATCGCGTGGGCGGCGGAACCTTCCGCAATAACAATGCGGGCACACGCATCTGGGCGGCCTCGACCATGAAACTCGCCATGGTCGTCGATCTCTTCACCCGAGCGGACGCGGGTTCGATCACCCTCTCCGCCTCCGATCGCGAGAATATCCAGCGCATGCTGCACAGCTCGGACAATGACGCCGCCGATGCACTGTGGCAGCGCTATTCGGGCGCCGATCAGACCGAATACAACACCGGCTTCACGCAATACGGGATGACCGACCTGCGCCCGCAGACCGCCGAGCCGTACTGGGGCCTGCAGAAATGCACCGCCGATGACCTGGACCGGCTCATCGTGCACGCGCTCACCGCACTCCCCGAGGCCGACACCGCGTATCTCGTCAAGCAGATGCAGAATGTCGACCCGGTCCAGCAGTGGGGCGTCTGGGGCGCGGGCGCGGCCGAAGAGCCGGGCAATAAGGACGGCTGGTCCGAGGAGGACACCGGCTGGGTGATCAACTCCGTCGGTTTCGCCGGCCCCGGCCAGCGCTACACGCTGGCGATCATGAACTCACTCGGCGGCGCCGGCGGGTACGACGAGGGTGTCGAAACAGTCACCCATGTGGCCGCACTACTGCTCGCCGACCGCTGA
- a CDS encoding cytochrome P450 family protein, with translation MGYETVSAAGGLATEPFELTADFYQDPHAAYDQLRTRGPVNYVRFPDASTGWLITDYDAAKAAFMEPAISKVLKSPGARTALAANGGGNNLANSMFKDMLVFYDPPEHTRLRVVVNRAFGSRAISVLEPRITAVADALLAELATGAADRDLLEDYAVPLAVTVICELLGVPDRDRDNFRTWSTMLVSSDHPNDVRMAAVQEFVVYIDQLVNAKTAAPEADLLSELLTAEEGEDRLTHRELISMVFLLLVAGFETTAHLIGNAVATLLTDNKSRETLREDSGRIPDFIEEVLRYRSPTSETTFRYTTAPITVAGIDIPAGELIVISVAATGRDPHRFAEAHQVDIDRTDNQHLAFGHGIHRCVGAPLARMGGAIGLARLLDRYPDLELAPGAEPEWRRSYVIRGLTTLPVRLGN, from the coding sequence ATGGGATACGAGACTGTGTCTGCCGCAGGCGGATTGGCGACCGAGCCCTTCGAGCTGACCGCCGATTTCTACCAGGACCCGCATGCGGCGTACGACCAGTTGCGCACCCGGGGGCCGGTGAACTACGTCCGGTTCCCCGATGCCAGCACCGGCTGGCTGATCACCGATTACGACGCGGCCAAGGCGGCGTTCATGGAACCGGCGATCAGCAAGGTCCTGAAGTCTCCCGGTGCGCGAACGGCGCTGGCTGCCAATGGCGGTGGCAATAATCTGGCGAACAGCATGTTCAAGGACATGCTGGTGTTCTACGACCCGCCGGAGCACACCCGGCTGCGCGTGGTGGTCAACCGGGCGTTCGGCAGCCGGGCGATCAGCGTGCTCGAGCCCCGCATCACGGCGGTCGCCGATGCCCTGCTCGCCGAGCTGGCGACCGGCGCGGCCGACCGGGATCTGCTGGAGGACTACGCGGTTCCGCTCGCGGTGACGGTCATCTGTGAGCTGCTCGGTGTGCCCGACCGGGACCGTGACAATTTCCGGACCTGGTCGACCATGCTGGTCTCGAGCGACCATCCCAATGATGTGCGCATGGCGGCGGTGCAGGAGTTCGTCGTCTACATCGACCAGCTCGTCAATGCGAAAACCGCTGCGCCCGAGGCGGATCTGCTGTCCGAGCTGCTCACCGCGGAGGAGGGCGAGGACCGGCTCACCCATCGGGAACTGATCAGCATGGTGTTCCTGCTGCTGGTCGCCGGATTCGAGACGACCGCCCACCTCATCGGGAATGCGGTTGCAACGCTGTTGACCGACAACAAGTCTCGCGAGACGCTGCGCGAGGATTCCGGCCGGATTCCCGACTTCATCGAGGAGGTGCTGCGGTACCGGTCGCCGACCAGCGAGACGACATTCCGGTATACGACGGCTCCGATCACCGTGGCGGGCATCGACATTCCCGCCGGTGAGCTCATTGTGATCTCGGTGGCGGCTACAGGCCGCGACCCGCATCGATTCGCCGAGGCGCACCAGGTCGACATCGACCGGACCGATAATCAGCACCTCGCCTTCGGCCACGGCATCCACCGCTGCGTCGGCGCGCCGCTGGCCAGGATGGGCGGCGCCATCGGCCTCGCCCGGCTGCTGGACCGCTACCCGGATCTCGAACTCGCGCCCGGCGCCGAACCCGAATGGCGCCGCAGCTATGTGATCCGCGGCCTCACCACGCTTCCGGTGCGCCTGGGCAACTGA
- a CDS encoding dienelactone hydrolase family protein: MSSVNGVQVDVPTADGVADAYLASPADGAPHPGVLMFMDAIGIRPQLEGMARRIASHGYTVLLPNLFYRSGRAPLLELPEFIDMSKASIFSDIGPMMAALTPDLAMQDAGSYLDWLSASPLTSGDRVGVTGYCMGGRTALLTAEHFPDRIAAAAAFHAGRLATDQPDSPHLLADRITAELYFGHADQDPSLPAEQIEHLNEALTAAGVTYRAEVYPGAGHGYTQADTSRYDEAGDARHWQEMLALFDRTL, translated from the coding sequence GTGAGTTCGGTGAACGGCGTGCAGGTGGATGTGCCGACCGCGGATGGTGTCGCGGACGCCTATCTGGCGAGCCCGGCGGATGGGGCGCCCCACCCGGGTGTCCTGATGTTCATGGACGCCATCGGGATTCGCCCGCAGCTCGAGGGCATGGCACGGCGGATCGCCTCGCACGGGTACACCGTCCTGCTGCCGAATCTGTTCTATCGGAGCGGGCGGGCGCCGTTGCTCGAGCTGCCGGAATTCATCGATATGAGCAAGGCCTCGATCTTCTCGGACATCGGGCCGATGATGGCGGCGCTGACGCCGGATCTGGCCATGCAGGACGCGGGGAGCTACCTGGACTGGTTGTCGGCGTCACCGCTGACGAGCGGTGATCGAGTGGGCGTCACCGGTTACTGCATGGGCGGCCGGACGGCTCTGCTCACGGCGGAGCACTTCCCCGACCGGATCGCCGCGGCGGCCGCGTTCCACGCCGGCCGGCTGGCCACCGATCAGCCCGACAGTCCGCATCTGCTCGCCGACCGGATCACCGCAGAACTGTATTTCGGTCATGCGGACCAGGATCCGTCGCTGCCGGCCGAGCAGATCGAGCACCTGAACGAGGCGCTGACCGCCGCCGGAGTGACCTACCGCGCCGAGGTCTACCCCGGTGCGGGCCACGGCTACACCCAGGCCGATACCAGCCGATACGACGAGGCGGGCGACGCCCGGCACTGGCAGGAAATGCTGGCGCTCTTCGACCGCACCCTCTGA
- a CDS encoding MmyB family transcriptional regulator yields MRDPENSTLGQYLTFLRQREERQRHETGALPPTKKFSRERAANEAHITASYLTKVERDEVGQVSVEILRLLTETYHASEDEWRYVCDLAGHAAPYPALPGMNETLDLPTMEQFHSAVTSMMLTEMDEADSDLLSFYTPQRRLIAANRAYYETFPTHEPGIYMLEWSFSDEAKQLMLNWDDQVDQGVAWHRGIIGRYGQTTWAQESHRRLWQFADFRHKWDEQQVSYARPIVSESLLAVRGGRYTMVMENWLLQHNLPIMRSRGRLQPLPE; encoded by the coding sequence ATGCGTGACCCCGAAAACTCCACGCTGGGGCAATATCTCACCTTCCTGCGGCAGCGTGAGGAGCGGCAGCGACACGAGACGGGCGCCCTGCCCCCGACCAAGAAATTCAGCCGGGAGCGGGCGGCCAACGAAGCCCACATCACCGCCAGCTACCTGACCAAGGTCGAGCGGGACGAGGTCGGACAGGTCTCCGTCGAAATCCTGCGGCTGCTGACCGAGACGTACCACGCCAGCGAGGACGAATGGCGATACGTCTGCGATCTGGCCGGCCATGCCGCGCCCTATCCGGCGCTGCCCGGGATGAACGAGACGCTGGACCTGCCGACCATGGAGCAGTTCCACAGCGCGGTGACCTCGATGATGCTGACCGAAATGGACGAGGCCGACAGCGACCTGCTGTCCTTCTACACTCCGCAGCGCCGCCTGATCGCCGCCAATCGCGCCTACTACGAGACCTTTCCGACCCATGAGCCCGGCATCTACATGCTCGAATGGTCCTTCTCCGACGAGGCCAAGCAGCTCATGCTCAATTGGGACGATCAGGTGGATCAGGGTGTGGCCTGGCACCGCGGCATTATCGGCCGCTACGGCCAGACCACCTGGGCGCAGGAATCGCATCGCCGGCTGTGGCAGTTCGCCGACTTCCGGCACAAGTGGGACGAGCAGCAGGTGAGCTACGCGCGCCCGATCGTCTCCGAATCACTGCTGGCGGTGCGCGGCGGCCGCTACACCATGGTCATGGAGAACTGGTTGCTGCAGCACAATCTCCCCATCATGCGCTCGCGCGGGCGGCTGCAACCGCTGCCCGAGTGA
- a CDS encoding helix-turn-helix transcriptional regulator produces MKTSARLLSLLSLLQARRDWPGALLAERLDISPRTVRRDVDRLRELGYPIRALKGPDGGYRLDAGTELPPLLFDDEQAVALAVALQLATTTGAGIEEAAARALNTVRQVMPARLRHRIDALRITAVARPAVRPNPQADSGVLLALSAAIDACEVLRFDYAPAEFDAPPRRVQPHHLVTWGERWYLVAWDLDREDWRTFRADRISPRAPTGPRFTPRELPGGDVAAFVANRFQGSDGSGDWPCRGEVILDAPAAVVRQYTRDGIVEELGPHRCRLEMGSWSWPGLAAAIGSFDADIEIVGPPELVTAFAHLARRYEAAARSITTEARPTP; encoded by the coding sequence ATGAAGACCTCGGCGCGACTGCTCTCCCTGCTTTCGCTGCTGCAGGCGCGCCGGGACTGGCCGGGGGCGCTGCTGGCCGAGCGGCTGGACATCAGTCCGCGCACGGTGCGCCGCGATGTCGATCGGCTGCGCGAACTGGGCTATCCGATCCGGGCGCTGAAGGGTCCCGATGGCGGGTACCGGCTGGACGCGGGGACGGAACTGCCGCCGCTGCTGTTCGACGATGAGCAGGCTGTCGCGCTGGCCGTCGCCCTGCAACTGGCCACCACCACCGGCGCCGGTATCGAGGAAGCCGCGGCCCGCGCGCTGAACACCGTCCGTCAGGTCATGCCCGCACGGTTGCGGCACCGCATCGACGCGCTGCGCATCACCGCGGTCGCGCGGCCCGCGGTCCGGCCGAATCCGCAGGCGGACAGCGGGGTGCTGCTCGCGCTCAGTGCCGCGATCGATGCCTGTGAAGTGCTTCGCTTCGACTATGCCCCAGCGGAATTCGATGCGCCGCCCCGCCGAGTACAGCCCCATCACCTCGTCACCTGGGGTGAGCGCTGGTACCTCGTCGCCTGGGATCTCGATCGAGAAGACTGGCGCACCTTTCGTGCCGACCGCATCAGCCCGCGCGCTCCCACCGGTCCCCGTTTCACCCCGCGTGAATTGCCCGGCGGAGACGTAGCGGCGTTTGTCGCCAACAGGTTTCAGGGTTCGGACGGTTCCGGTGACTGGCCGTGCCGAGGCGAGGTGATCCTGGACGCTCCCGCCGCGGTGGTCCGGCAGTACACCCGCGACGGAATCGTCGAAGAGCTCGGCCCGCACCGCTGCCGGCTCGAGATGGGATCGTGGTCATGGCCCGGATTGGCCGCTGCCATAGGCAGTTTCGACGCCGATATCGAAATCGTCGGCCCGCCCGAACTCGTGACCGCCTTCGCGCACCTGGCTCGCCGTTACGAGGCCGCCGCTCGAAGTATTACGACAGAGGCAAGGCCCACGCCCTGA
- a CDS encoding PadR family transcriptional regulator — MSLRYALLGLLADHPASGYDLLQRFKKSLASVWPATQSQIYTELTKLADSALISVSDEGARGRKEYTLTDEGLAELRHWLTETAPKRVARNEMLMRVFFLGAVSQAQARKYLSEIGAGTTRAQDDLHSLEASIDWDESNLSVYGRIAMEWGERYYAMNQEWAKWALEQIPERNP; from the coding sequence ATGAGCCTGAGGTATGCCCTGCTCGGCCTGCTGGCCGACCATCCCGCGAGCGGATACGACCTGCTGCAACGGTTCAAGAAGTCCTTGGCGTCGGTGTGGCCCGCCACGCAGAGTCAGATCTACACCGAGCTCACCAAACTCGCCGACAGTGCGCTGATCTCGGTATCGGACGAGGGTGCGCGCGGCCGCAAGGAATACACCCTCACCGACGAGGGCCTGGCCGAACTGCGGCACTGGCTGACCGAGACCGCGCCGAAACGGGTGGCGCGCAATGAAATGCTGATGCGCGTATTCTTCCTCGGCGCCGTCAGCCAGGCGCAGGCGCGAAAATACCTGTCCGAGATCGGCGCCGGAACCACACGGGCGCAGGACGATCTGCACAGCCTCGAGGCCAGCATCGACTGGGACGAAAGCAACCTGTCCGTCTACGGCCGCATTGCCATGGAGTGGGGCGAGCGCTACTACGCCATGAACCAGGAATGGGCGAAGTGGGCCCTCGAGCAGATCCCGGAGCGCAACCCGTAA
- a CDS encoding alpha/beta hydrolase, with protein MTTVTAHPELAEILAGLPDRADSFADIASTRRNFQAAMDLLPIDTSRVTIDNLEIDGPDGNRIPISVYRPKGVTGPLPGVLHIHGGSFAFGASAPGGDRTAIDIAEEVGAVAISVGYRLAPEHPYPAGLHDCYATLEWMAKSANELGIDDTRIAVTGKSAGGGLSASLTLLSRDRGGPAIAYQSLYIPTVDDRHDTESARRITDPRIVNGASIARTYRNYLPDVTAVPVYASPARATDLSGLPPAFVLVCDMDPLRDEGLDYARRLMDAGIPVTVHNVPGAWHFFELHASHTRLARDTRQRWLTDLRLALQD; from the coding sequence ATGACCACCGTGACCGCGCATCCCGAGCTCGCCGAGATCCTGGCGGGCCTGCCCGACCGGGCGGATTCCTTCGCCGATATCGCGTCAACCAGGCGGAACTTCCAGGCCGCAATGGACCTGCTGCCCATCGATACCTCGCGCGTGACCATCGACAATCTGGAGATCGACGGCCCGGACGGCAATCGGATTCCGATCAGCGTCTACCGGCCGAAGGGTGTGACCGGCCCGCTGCCGGGTGTGCTGCACATCCACGGCGGCAGCTTCGCCTTCGGCGCTTCCGCGCCGGGAGGCGACCGCACCGCCATCGATATTGCGGAAGAGGTTGGTGCGGTGGCGATTTCGGTCGGCTACCGTCTGGCCCCGGAGCATCCCTATCCGGCGGGGCTGCACGACTGCTACGCGACCCTGGAGTGGATGGCGAAGTCCGCGAACGAACTCGGGATCGACGACACCCGCATCGCGGTGACCGGAAAATCGGCCGGCGGCGGGTTGAGCGCCTCGCTGACCCTGCTCTCGCGTGATCGCGGCGGCCCGGCCATTGCCTATCAGTCGCTGTACATTCCGACCGTCGACGATCGGCACGACACCGAATCGGCCCGGCGCATCACCGATCCCCGCATTGTCAACGGCGCCTCGATTGCGCGGACTTACCGGAACTACCTGCCGGACGTGACCGCCGTTCCGGTCTACGCCAGCCCGGCCCGCGCCACCGATCTGTCCGGGCTGCCACCGGCTTTCGTGCTGGTGTGCGATATGGATCCGCTGCGTGACGAGGGACTGGACTACGCCCGCCGCCTGATGGACGCCGGAATTCCGGTCACCGTTCACAATGTTCCGGGCGCCTGGCACTTCTTCGAGCTGCATGCCTCGCACACTCGCCTGGCGCGCGATACTCGGCAGCGCTGGCTCACGGATCTGCGCCTGGCACTGCAGGATTGA
- a CDS encoding aldo/keto reductase produces the protein MALLGTTDLDIYPLCLGGNVFGWTADREQSFAVLDAFAAAGGNLIDTADAYTAWVPGNSGGESESIIGEWLESRGNRDAVFIATKVAKWSGRPGLGAANIRAAVEDSLRRLRTDHIDVYYAHHDDAEVPLAETLGAFDELVRAGKVRYLGASQYTAPRLAEALAVSDREGLARYQVVQPGYNLMDRTVYEGELAELCVSEKLAVLPYYGLAKGFLTGKYRPGADESGAPSPRAAGARAYLDERGIRVLDALDGVAAAHDVPVAAVALAWLRAQPAVAAPIASARTPDQLRALLASAELTLDGDEIELLSSASK, from the coding sequence ATGGCACTTCTGGGAACGACCGACCTGGATATCTATCCGCTGTGCTTGGGCGGGAACGTGTTCGGCTGGACCGCTGATCGGGAGCAATCCTTCGCGGTACTGGACGCGTTCGCCGCGGCGGGCGGCAATCTCATCGATACCGCCGATGCCTATACCGCCTGGGTTCCGGGCAATTCGGGCGGTGAATCCGAGAGCATCATCGGCGAGTGGCTGGAGAGTCGCGGCAACCGCGATGCGGTGTTCATTGCCACCAAGGTCGCCAAATGGAGTGGGCGCCCCGGGCTGGGCGCCGCCAATATCCGCGCGGCCGTGGAGGATTCACTGCGGCGGCTGCGCACCGACCACATCGACGTGTACTACGCCCACCACGACGACGCCGAGGTCCCGCTCGCCGAAACCCTGGGCGCGTTCGACGAACTGGTGCGGGCGGGCAAGGTGCGGTACCTGGGCGCCTCGCAGTACACCGCACCACGACTGGCCGAGGCGCTGGCCGTTTCCGACCGCGAGGGCCTGGCCCGCTACCAGGTCGTGCAGCCGGGGTACAACCTGATGGATCGCACGGTGTACGAGGGCGAACTCGCCGAGCTGTGCGTCAGCGAAAAGCTGGCCGTACTGCCCTATTACGGGCTGGCCAAGGGCTTCCTTACCGGGAAATACCGGCCCGGCGCCGACGAATCCGGCGCGCCGAGCCCACGGGCGGCGGGCGCTCGCGCCTACCTGGACGAGCGCGGCATCCGCGTGCTGGACGCCCTCGACGGGGTCGCCGCCGCGCACGATGTCCCGGTCGCCGCCGTGGCACTCGCCTGGCTGCGCGCCCAGCCCGCCGTGGCCGCGCCGATCGCCAGCGCCCGCACACCCGATCAGCTGCGGGCGCTGCTCGCCTCCGCCGAGCTCACGCTGGACGGAGACGAGATCGAACTACTCAGCTCGGCGTCGAAATAG